The sequence CTTCATTCATGTTGGTGTCGCGAAGAGGGACCGCGTCGGCGAATATTCTTGCGCCGACATTGACGCACATCTCTGATGATGCGCCGCCAAGTCCTGCGGCTCCGAGATCGCGGCAGGAGAGAATCAGTCCGCGTTCGAACAGTTCAAGCGTTGCTTTGATCAGGTCTGCTTCGACTGCCGGGTTTCCGTCAACGCAGGTGTTTTTCACGCCTTCGTCTCCGGCATTCTTTGCGATGTCGCCTGATGCAAATGCTGCGCCGCCTAGGCCGTCGCGTCCGGTTGCCGCACCAAAAAGCAGAAGTTTTGATCCGATCTTGAATGCTTTGCCGAACATGAATTTGCCTGCTTTCATCTTTCCAAGGCACACTACGTTGATGAGTGGATTGCCCATGAAGCTCTCGTCAAACATCTGGTAGCCGGAAAGTGCAGGGACATTGATGGTGTTTGCGTAGTCGGCAGCCCCTGCGGTTGCGTTCCTCATCAGCCATTGTGTTTTTTCTTCTTCGATTTTACCGAAGTACCAGGGTGCGAGGATTGCGATCGGCTGTGCTCCCATGGAGAATACGTCACGTGCGATTCCGCCGACGCCGGTCGCGGCTCCTGAGTAGGGGTTGATGTAGCTTGGGTGGTTGTGGGATTCCATCGCAAGAGCAAGGAAAGTGTCGTCGCTGAACTGCACGATTGCTGCGTCGTCGCCGGGCCCGACAATGACTGCATCTCCTGTGGTAGGCAGTGTTCGCAGGAATTTTTTCGTGGAGCGGTAGCTGCAGTGCTCGCTCCAGAGGTTTTCAAATGCTGCGGACTCCAGCGGGGTGAGTTCGCGTCCGAGAATTGAGTTGATGTAGGCTTCATCTTTTGCTGCCAGCATAATGATCAGAGTATTGGTTTTGGACGGGGAAAAACACCTGTATCAGGGTGGCGTCGTGTACTCTCAAAAAATTATTTAGTTCGCTTTTTGGAATCACGCTTTATGCGGTTACCGTTTTCATGAATGATGAGCCGGGCAATAATTCCTGCCTGAAAAAAATATAAAAGCATGTGGTAGGTGCCCCTCAAGCACAGGCACCTCAACTTAGATGTCTCGCGAAAAGGCGAGAGAGATTGTTCAATCACAAACAACACACACATCGGATGATACCGGCCGTTATCGGTAATTCTGCCGGTCGGGATCAGGGACGTTCAGCCGCAGACTTCATTGCAGACAGATCTTTTTAGGCAGTTTCCTTTGTGAACCATATCGATTTTTTCTTCGTCCTTATTTGGTATATTTACCGGCTTCATGTTTATTATGATTTTGGTGATGACATGAAACGGGAACAAAATCAAATTTTATCGGTACTTTGCCGCGTTCCGTGGGCGACTCACAAATAAATCCGCAAAGCCTTTCATGACACCAGAACTTTATGTCTTCAGCACCAACGTATACTGCATGGTCGAGTCATACGAGGATATGTTAAAATCGGCGTACTCGGGAATGTCTGAGCCGACAGACACGGGCGAACGTTTCGTCATGCCCAAAACCAAGATCTATATTGAGGGCAAGACCACCGTTCTGGATAACTTCGCAGATATTGCCGACTCGTTAAACAGAGATCCGGAACACTTCATGAAGTTCATCCTTGGCGAACTCGGAACCGCCGGTAAAATCGACGGCAGCCGTGCCGTCTTCAACGGTAAGTTCGAAGAGTCACAGTTCGTCGCAATTGTTGAAACCTATGTCAACGACTATGTCATCTGCTCAGAATGCGGCCGCCCGGACACCAAACTCGTCAAAGACGACCGTGTCCAGATGCTTCTCTGTGAGGCATGCGGCTCTAAACGCCCGATCAGAAAACGCAAAGTCAAGACCGAAGTACAGGGTCCCGCAATCGAAGAAGGAAAAGAGCTTGAGGTTCACATCGAATCCATCAGCAAAAAAGGCGACGGTGTTGCCCACATCGGAAAATACATTCTGTACGTCTCAGGAACCAAAGCAGGTCAGAACGTCAAGGTCAGAATCACCAGAATCTCCGGCTCTGTTGCATTCACCCAGAAAATTCTCTAAAAATTTACTCTTTTTTCTGCTCAGCAGTTTCCCCGAAGAATGTCTGAACCGTCTTGGTAAACTCTCTTGGATAGAGATCATGCATACGATGCGTTCCGCCGGGAACAATCTTCAGCACTGACGCATCGATCATGGCATGCATCTCGTGACCGACATCAATATGCATCAGAAAATCCGTGTCCCCAAACAGAAGCATGGTTTCGCACTGTATTGTACACAGCCGCTCCGCTGTTCCCTCCCACGACGCAATAGCGCACGCGCCTGCCCGAAACCCTTTCGTGTGCCAGGGTGCAATCACCGAAAGCGCCTGCAGAGGCAAAACGCACCGGTTCATCAGACGGGCGCGGTACGAAGATTCCGGCCCGTAATCGGTTGCAAACAGCATCAGCTTTTTCACTCTGTCAGGATGGGACAGCGCAAACTCCTGCGCGATCATGCCGCCCATCGAATGGCCAAGGAGGTATACATCAGTCAGCCCTTCCTTTTGGACCACCGCAAAAACATCCTCTGCATACTGGGATATCGTCATCTTCTGCGGGGCAACCGACCCTATCCTTGTCAGTCCCATACCCCGGTTGTCCGGCAGGATCACACAGTACTCTTTAGCGAGCGCCTGCACGATCGACTCTTTCCAGTCATTCATCGAGTCGCCGAGTCCGCTCACGATCACCAGCGGCGATCCGGACCCGACAATACGATACGCGACCTTCGTGTCTTTGGACGCTGCATACCGTATCTCATCAAGCATAAGATAAAAAAGTATTAGTATGGTTTTTGCCCATAAACCTGAGGGTTCGGGCAGAAAAGTAATCTTCAGTTTTTCAGGTATCCAAGCAGATCATCGCATCTGGATGAGATGCGGGTGCATGCATCGCGGATAACTGCTATCGGATCTTTTTTGGATCCTTCCTTTAAGGTGACGAACAGTTCCGGGTCAGAGAACTGGTACTCGATCACATATCTTGCTACATCGACTTCCGGATCGGTGAGGATCTCTTCGGTCAGTGTATTCATAAATGTGTGTCCTTCTCCTTCGAGACTCATTCGTACCTTGTCCTTCTCGAGCTCGATGATCTTCAGCTTCATGTGGATTATCTATTTGGCGGACGAGACTATATAGATGATGTCGGTCCGACTCTCTGTTCCTTGGAAAACCATATCTTTATCTGGCAATTGCGTGAAATTAGTTGTACTATGCGAAAAATATTGTCTGTCGTTTTTCTGCTCTCTTTTCTTGTTCTGTCTGTTTTTGCTGCGGGGTGTATCGTTTCCCAGACGATCACAGAGACCGAGGTCTCCACTGTCAATCTGACGGAATGGTATCTCAGCACTCCGGTTCAGTATGTCGAGGTAAACAATGTCACAATCGCGTACCGGGAGTTTGGTACATCAAATGCTGATCCTCTGTTAATGATTCTGGGATACCGGATGACGATGGACGGGTGGGATCCAACGTTCATCTCTTCGCTCGCCGACGACTATCATGTCTATGTGTATGATCATCGCGCAATGGGATACTCATCCAATGATCCGTCAACTCCGTACACAATGAATCAGCTTACCAACGATGCTGCCGCTCTGGTCAAGGCCTTTGGCTATGAGAGGATGTATGTGTTCGGCCACTCAATGGGCAGCACGATCGGTCTTGAGTTTGCGGTCATGCATCCTGATGCAATCATCCGGCTTGTCCTTGCATCCGTTACGCCGTCACCCCATGAGCCGTACTGCCGGTCTTTAATGAATGTCGTGGAGAGTGCAATTGCCGATCCTGCAACTGAGCAGGGAATCTACTATGAGTCTGTTGCCATCAAAGAGTCTGTGCCGGTAACCGATCAGCTGGGAAATGTTACCTTGGATGTTCTCGTCATTGTCGGAACTGAGGATGATGTCACGCCGGTCGAGGGATGTTTTGTTGTTGCGGAAAAAATTCCGGGGGCGTCTCTTGTTCAGTTCAAGGGCTGTACACATGAGATCTTTGTGGAAAAACCATATGAGGTGGCTGATGTGATGACCGGATTTTATCAGAACACGGTGACAGCAGTTCCTGCCTCCTAATTTTTTTGAATGGTGCATTATTATTATTATTATTATTTCTGAGTCGCCCACGGAAAGCACTGAACACACGGAAGAAAAAAAACATCACGGAAATATTATTGATACTTCGCATCAAGCTCCCCGATGTAACTTGAATCGATATTTGATTTTCATATCAGACAATGATATTCATCTTCTTGTAAGCCCTATTGTATTAGAAT comes from Methanorbis furvi and encodes:
- a CDS encoding alpha/beta hydrolase gives rise to the protein MLDEIRYAASKDTKVAYRIVGSGSPLVIVSGLGDSMNDWKESIVQALAKEYCVILPDNRGMGLTRIGSVAPQKMTISQYAEDVFAVVQKEGLTDVYLLGHSMGGMIAQEFALSHPDRVKKLMLFATDYGPESSYRARLMNRCVLPLQALSVIAPWHTKGFRAGACAIASWEGTAERLCTIQCETMLLFGDTDFLMHIDVGHEMHAMIDASVLKIVPGGTHRMHDLYPREFTKTVQTFFGETAEQKKE
- a CDS encoding alpha/beta hydrolase, which encodes MRKILSVVFLLSFLVLSVFAAGCIVSQTITETEVSTVNLTEWYLSTPVQYVEVNNVTIAYREFGTSNADPLLMILGYRMTMDGWDPTFISSLADDYHVYVYDHRAMGYSSNDPSTPYTMNQLTNDAAALVKAFGYERMYVFGHSMGSTIGLEFAVMHPDAIIRLVLASVTPSPHEPYCRSLMNVVESAIADPATEQGIYYESVAIKESVPVTDQLGNVTLDVLVIVGTEDDVTPVEGCFVVAEKIPGASLVQFKGCTHEIFVEKPYEVADVMTGFYQNTVTAVPAS
- a CDS encoding DNA-directed RNA polymerase subunit L codes for the protein MKLKIIELEKDKVRMSLEGEGHTFMNTLTEEILTDPEVDVARYVIEYQFSDPELFVTLKEGSKKDPIAVIRDACTRISSRCDDLLGYLKN
- a CDS encoding translation initiation factor IF-2 subunit beta yields the protein MVESYEDMLKSAYSGMSEPTDTGERFVMPKTKIYIEGKTTVLDNFADIADSLNRDPEHFMKFILGELGTAGKIDGSRAVFNGKFEESQFVAIVETYVNDYVICSECGRPDTKLVKDDRVQMLLCEACGSKRPIRKRKVKTEVQGPAIEEGKELEVHIESISKKGDGVAHIGKYILYVSGTKAGQNVKVRITRISGSVAFTQKIL